Below is a genomic region from Leptolyngbya sp. CCY15150.
TGGTGGGGTTCACCTTGCTAAAGTCCACCGGCGCTTACATGCTCCTAGTCATCGGGCTAGGCATTATGGCAGCGGCTTGGTATTTCCGAACCGCCATCCTCGCGCTAGCCCTCATTGTTTCCCTGTCGGTTTACCTCTACCAAAATGCCCTCACCGAAACCTACATAACGGATCAAATTATCACTTCCCTAGAATCCTTTGTGCCAGAAGAGCGCATCGCATCACTAGAATTTCGATTTAATAACGAAGAATTATTGGCAGACAAAGCTCGACAGCGCAAAATCTTTGGCTGGGGCGGATGGGGGCGCAACCGCATTATAGATGAGGATGGCAACGATGTTGCTGTCACCGATAGCCTATGGATTATTGTATTTGGGGTGAATGGGCTCTTTGGGCTAACAGCAATTTTTGGATCCTTTTTCCTATCAGTATTTGCCTTTATTCGCCGCTATCCCGCCAAGCTATGGTCCCATCCCCAAGTGGCCCCTGCAGCCCTTATGGCCACAGTGCTCTTGCTGTATATGATGGACAGCGTCTTAAACGCCATGTCTAATCCCGTGTTCTCGGTGATGTGTGGTGGCATTGCGGGGGTAGCGGTCAACCAAGCTCAAACTCGGCTGGCTCCCGTATCCCGAAAAGGGGAGCTGTTGCCGATTCGCCCACCCCAACCCGCTACACCTGCCCCAGCACCGGACTCGCCCACAGCAGCAGCCCCGCCAACATCCGAGCAGGAGGGCGACCTAGAGCCGCGAACCAAGACCGGCATTGGTGGAGGGCGATCGCTTCGGCAGCGGCGATCGCTGGGCTCTGGCATTTAGCCTAGGAGGGCGACTCCGATAGAGAACCATCCGGTAGCGTAGCCTGACTAAAATCAGCCCCCTCAGCAGACATGTCGGTGACAACCGCATCCGTGAGGTTAGCACCGCTGAGGTTGGCCTCATCTAAAATCGCCTGGGTCAAGATGGCTTCACTCAAGTTGGCACCGCTGAGATTGGCAGCCGTTAAGTCAGCTTGACTGAGATTAGCCTGGGTGAGCTTGGCACCCAAAAGCGTAGCTGTACTCAGATTGGCACCGGTGAAATTCGTGGCGCTGAGATCCGCTCGGTTGAGGCGTGCCCCGATCAGAACCGCGTTCACCAAAATGCTTTGGCTGAGATTAGCCCCAATCAATCGCGTATCTCGCAGAGCTGCCCCGGTCAAATCCGTTTGGCTCAAATCCACCCGGCTCATTTCTGTTCGGCTGAGGTCGGCTCCCACCATACTGGCTTGGCTGAGATTAGCCCGGCTGAGGTCGGCTCCCACCAGGCTAGTTTTCGTCAAAATCGCGCTGGAAAGGTTGACGCCGGTTAAATCGGCCCGGTTGACCTTAGCCCGGCTGAGGTCAGCTTGACTCAGATCCGCACCACTTAAATAGGCCCCAAGCAGGTTTGTATCTGTGAGGTTAGCTTCTGTCAAATTCGCCTCATTGAAATCAACGCCGCTGAGGTCAGCCCGAGAAAGGTTGACGCAGTGCAAATTGGTGTAGCCCAGATCGGCACCTAACAAGCTGGTTTGACTTAGATCAACATGGCTGAGGTTGGCGTGCTTTAAGTTGATTTTGTTGAGATTAATCCCACTCAGGTCAGGAGCAACGTCAGGATTTTCGTCGCGCCACTGGTTCCAAGCACTAACGCCTTTGTTGATCAGAGTGAGATGGTTTTCATTCGCCATATCGAAACTCTCCTGAGGGGTGCTGCTGGATTATTGCCCATTGTCGGCCCAAATGTACCCTGTTCACAAGACCAGCCGCTAGCTTGGAACCATGCTGCCTTGCCTAGTCAACCACTTCCCGCACGCGATAGATAGGTCGCCCCTGGGATTCGTGATAGGTACGGATCAGCAATTCGGCCAGTAATCCAAAACAAAAGAGCTGAATACCAGCCAGAATTAGCACCACTGCCAGAATTAACAGGGGGCGATCGCCAATCGATTGTCCCAAGAGCTTCAAGACCGTTAGATAGAGCCCTAGAACGGTGCCCAAGGTCAACGACATGCCGCCCCAGAAGCCAAAGACATGCATGGGTCGCGTCAAGAAGGTCTTCATAAACGAGACGGTCATTAAATCCATCACCACGCGGAAGGTGCGATCAAGACCATACTTACTTTGTCCATACTGGCGGGCATGGTGCCGCACCGGAATTTCAGCAATCCGCCCCCCTTCAATGGCCGCCAAGGCCGGCAAAAATCGGTGGAGCTCACCGTAGAGGTTCATATCGGCGATCAGTTCAGCACTGTAGGCCTTCAGAGAGCAGCCATAGTCATGGAGCTCGACCCCGGTGACCCAACTAATCAGCCCATTGGCGATTCGGGAAGGCAAGAGCCGCGTCAGTTTGGCATCTTGGCGATCTTTCCGCCAGCCGCTCACCAGGTCATAGCCCTCATCAAGCTTGGCAACCAGCGTCAAAATATCGCGGGGGTCGTTTTGCAAATCCCCATCCATGGTGACAATCACCCGGCCGGAGGCATGGTTAAAACCCGCGGCCATGGCCGCGGTTTGCCCATAGTTGCGCCGCAAAATCACGGCTTTGAGGTCTGGGCGCTGGGGGGCTTGCTGCTGCAACCATTCGACCGACCCATCCCGCGATCCATCATCCACACAAATGATTTCGTAGGACACCTGCTGCTCTTGCAGCACCGAGGCGATCGCTTCTACCAAGTGAGGCAGGCTTTCCACTTCGTTGTGAATGGGAACCACCACAGACACCAGCGGCGTCAGGGCTGAGGGTTCTTGATAGGTTTTTTCCAGCACCAAGGCTGGAGCCGGAGAGTGTTGCCCTGATGACTGCATATCTGCTGTAGACACGTTACCTCACACCCCTATGGATGGTTTTAGTTTGATTTCTAGTTTGATATAGATGGCTCTAGTTTGATCTGACACAATCGACCCAGCGCTCAAGTCAGCAGGGGCGATCGCGTCACATGTTTTACACATTGTAATAGTCGCGATACCACTCCACAAACCGAGGCAGGCCCTCTTCAATGGGTGTGCTGGCTTGAAACCCCACCGCCTCAACCAGCGATCGCACATCCGCATAGGTTTCCGGCACATCCCCCGGCTGCATGGGCAAAAATTCCTTCACGGCAGCCCGGCCGATTGCCCCCTCCAGCACCTCAATAAACCGCATCAACTCAACGGGCTTGTGGTTGCCAATATTGTGAATCACGTAGGGAGCTGGCGTACCCTGATGAGCATCTGGACGATCGTTGGGGGCAGCAGGCTGCGGCAGATGATCCATGACGCGGGCGATACCCAGCACCACATCATCAATGTAGGTGAAGTCGCGGCGCATTTTGCCATGGTTAAACACCTTGATCGGCGTGCCCTCTAGGATGGCTTTGGTGAACAGGAAGTAGGCCATGTCGGGTCGTCCCCAACTGCCATAGACCGTAAAAAACCGTAGGCCGGTGGTGGGCAAAGCGTAGAGATGACTGTAGGTATGGGCAATCAGCTCATTGGCCTTTTTGGTCGCCGCATAGAGACTGATGGGATGGTCTACATTATCGTCAACCGAAAAGGGAATTTTCCGGTTGGCACCATAGACGGAGCTCGACGAAGCATAGACCAAATGCTGCACATCAAAATGCCGGCAGCATTCTAGAAGATTCACAAACCCCACCAAGTTGGCATCGACATAAGCATGGGGATTTTGAATGGAGTAGCGCACCCCTGCTTGGGCAGCCAGGTTGATCACCTTCTCAGGACGGTAGGTCTCAAACACTTGGGTCAGGGCATCGCGATCGCCTAGATCCACCTGCTTAAAGGTAAACAGAGGGCGATCGCGCAACTGGGTGAGGCGATCGCGCTTGAGCTGCGGATCATAGTAGTCGTTCACGTTGTCTAAGCCCACGACCGTCAAACCCTGATCGGTCAAATAGTGGC
It encodes:
- a CDS encoding O-antigen ligase domain-containing protein, with translation MSYNGGGYVAPTVPLVMLLWFPLVLYLFMQLPGQRAIVLSFVLAWLFLPEATLVLPGIPDYTKMSATCYGIFLATLLFNAQKLQFFKLSWIDIPILLYCIAPFFSSMSNGLGLYDGITGSIEQTVTWGFPYFLGRIYLNTLKGMRMLAIAVFIGGLAYIPLCLFEVRFSPQLHAIIYGSHAFADFAQAMRMDGFRPTVLMRHGLAVGGWMMAATLTGIGLWKTGALTKVRGIPMKILVPVMLVGFTLLKSTGAYMLLVIGLGIMAAAWYFRTAILALALIVSLSVYLYQNALTETYITDQIITSLESFVPEERIASLEFRFNNEELLADKARQRKIFGWGGWGRNRIIDEDGNDVAVTDSLWIIVFGVNGLFGLTAIFGSFFLSVFAFIRRYPAKLWSHPQVAPAALMATVLLLYMMDSVLNAMSNPVFSVMCGGIAGVAVNQAQTRLAPVSRKGELLPIRPPQPATPAPAPDSPTAAAPPTSEQEGDLEPRTKTGIGGGRSLRQRRSLGSGI
- a CDS encoding pentapeptide repeat-containing protein, whose product is MANENHLTLINKGVSAWNQWRDENPDVAPDLSGINLNKINLKHANLSHVDLSQTSLLGADLGYTNLHCVNLSRADLSGVDFNEANLTEANLTDTNLLGAYLSGADLSQADLSRAKVNRADLTGVNLSSAILTKTSLVGADLSRANLSQASMVGADLSRTEMSRVDLSQTDLTGAALRDTRLIGANLSQSILVNAVLIGARLNRADLSATNFTGANLSTATLLGAKLTQANLSQADLTAANLSGANLSEAILTQAILDEANLSGANLTDAVVTDMSAEGADFSQATLPDGSLSESPS
- a CDS encoding glycosyltransferase family 2 protein, translated to MQSSGQHSPAPALVLEKTYQEPSALTPLVSVVVPIHNEVESLPHLVEAIASVLQEQQVSYEIICVDDGSRDGSVEWLQQQAPQRPDLKAVILRRNYGQTAAMAAGFNHASGRVIVTMDGDLQNDPRDILTLVAKLDEGYDLVSGWRKDRQDAKLTRLLPSRIANGLISWVTGVELHDYGCSLKAYSAELIADMNLYGELHRFLPALAAIEGGRIAEIPVRHHARQYGQSKYGLDRTFRVVMDLMTVSFMKTFLTRPMHVFGFWGGMSLTLGTVLGLYLTVLKLLGQSIGDRPLLILAVVLILAGIQLFCFGLLAELLIRTYHESQGRPIYRVREVVD
- a CDS encoding NAD-dependent epimerase, which produces MGNVLVTGAAGFIGFHLSHYLTDQGLTVVGLDNVNDYYDPQLKRDRLTQLRDRPLFTFKQVDLGDRDALTQVFETYRPEKVINLAAQAGVRYSIQNPHAYVDANLVGFVNLLECCRHFDVQHLVYASSSSVYGANRKIPFSVDDNVDHPISLYAATKKANELIAHTYSHLYALPTTGLRFFTVYGSWGRPDMAYFLFTKAILEGTPIKVFNHGKMRRDFTYIDDVVLGIARVMDHLPQPAAPNDRPDAHQGTPAPYVIHNIGNHKPVELMRFIEVLEGAIGRAAVKEFLPMQPGDVPETYADVRSLVEAVGFQASTPIEEGLPRFVEWYRDYYNV